GTCGGGCTTACACCTTGCCTGGGAATGACAGATTATAAAGGGGTTGAGCTTGAGCCAGACATGTTTAATAATTGGGTAGGTCTTGATCGGGCTTTAGGCAGCTTTAAACGGGCAGGCTCGGTTGGGCTTGTCGAGCTAGGCCTAAAATTCACACCCCCTAGCTACCATAAATGATTTCCTATTCAAAACTAagaatagggaaaaagaatgctacctgctTGTGTGCCTCTACGCCTAGACACATGTGAGCACAAAAAGACTGTGCTGCCCCATACTCTGAAGATGCCTTTGTGCGGCCTCCTATTTGCCTGCACGCTAGTGTAGTGGCCACACAAGTAGGTAGGGTTCTTACCCATTAAAAAAAGACATTCTCCCTACATTTGTATCAGGGTTTAAAAACATTGAAATCGGGATCTAGATCAGACCCGATTGATTATGATCTAAATGGATCAcaatagatcaaaatcaattagAAATAGGTTAGAATCAACCCATAAATGCCCAAACCCTAacttgggagaaagaacactacaCTATTGGTGTAGGCGGACATCAGCGCACATGCCAATAAGAGGGCTCACATAAGCATGGGGGGGGGGGACGTGGTCTTTTTGCACTAGCATGTGTCGAGGCATGAGACATGGAAGCAAGTagctttatttttccctttacGTACAATGATCAGCCGAGCTAAATTGGCTAAGATTGGAATTGACATATCCAAGTAATTTTATCTTGGATTTTAAAACGTAATTGGAATCGTGCATCAACAATATTTCTCATGTGACAAATTTaggtggttcatccacttcTATTAATAATATTGATATGCAATAAGTGGGCTGATTTTTCTCTCTGAATTTTTAGAATACTCCCAAATTTATTCTTAAGTttctacaaataaaaaaaaaaaaattataacttcactacttttattctttctttcatttgtcAATATATTTTCATTCGAGAGGGTTGGATATGCAGTATAGTATTAGCTCTCAGTAAGTTAGTGGTAAACATCAATCATAGGGCTAGACACAGAAGGACAAGGGGGTCTtttccaaagggggagaaagaggatgacatGTTGGGCACCCTGGTGGTGTGCCCAACTTTTTATCCCTATTTTCAtatatcttcatcttcctcttttttctttcctttcatttttagttagatgaatatataatatattaaaatagaaGTAAAGGAAACACAACACAAGCCATAAAGGCAAATAAGAGAAGAAGCCCTGACTCAAGTAACTAAAAACAAACAATACCAAAGGGGGATACATTATAACCCCaagaggggggaagggggaggggggaggggggaaggggaggagacaAAACGATCTCAAAAAGGGGGATACAACAAAACATGAGGGGAggggaaaaacaaaaggaaaagatggagggagggggaggggggggaaaGGAAGGGTGGGGAGCAATAAGAGCAAGATGCATATTCCTGCTTTAAACTGGGCACACTACAACATTATGatggattttattttgaatCTCAATTGTGATAATGTCCAAATTTGCTCCTATTTTGATTTTCGAAGAATTGAATCTCTAACAACATGCAATTTGTTTCCAACATCCTTCATAGTCATCCGAGCTCTCGGTGATGGGTTAGAACATGAGAGGCCGATTTGAATTATAGGAACCAagctttctcttattttttgtccAGCATTAATGCCACTTCTACTCCCTTCATGGACAATTGGTGATTCTTCCCTATAATTTCtggtctcttcttcttccaggaACAATAAAGGATCTGCAATCTCCATCAGTCGTTCAGGCCATGCTGCTGCTGCATATTCATGGAGACTTCGACCATCTTTAAACATGTCATCAATGGGACTTTTTCCTGTGAACATCTCCAGTAATATGACCCCATAGCTGAATGCATCACCAAGTATGGACACTTGGACACCCATACCGTACTCTATAATTCATTAGCAATCTACCTCATCAGATTACATCATATAAATCTTTTAGTGATCAAAGACTGATCACGCatcacattatatatatatatatatataccaaaagaaacaacatatggaagttaaataaattttaaaaagaactATATATAATTGAGAAGAAACGCATACCTGGAGGAACGTACCCAATTGATCCTTTTATCCCAATTGATGTGCTTTGATTGTTGGATCTTTCAGAAAGAAATCGTGCTAGTCCAAAATCACCAACATGGGCAGTCATATCTTTGTCAAGAAGCACATTGCTTGGCTTTAAATCACAATGAACAATAGGTGTTTCACAATCAAAATGAAGATATTCCAAGGCAGCAGCTACTTCGATGGCTATGTTTAACCTTTGAATAAGGTCTAGACCCTTTATCTGCTCAGTTCTTGGATGCAACCACTCGTCTAGGCTCCCATTGGGCATGAACTCATAAACTAGAGCATTGAATTCATTCCTTTCAAAATCAATACTTGAGCATGCTGTCAATATCTTGACAAGATTACGATGCCGAATGTTTTTCAAGGTCTCGCATTCAGCTGTAAAACTTTTAGAAGCTCCTCGTTGCTGAAGGTTGAATACTTTCACAGCAACTACTTCTTCACTTTCTCGTAAAACAGCTTTATACACAGAACCAAAGCTACCAATACCAACCAAATTATCCAATGAAAATCCATTAGTTGATCTAAATAGCTCTAAGTAAGAGAGACGAAATTGCCAATCGTTATGAGAAGGTTCAGCAAAagctctcttccttgggcgtcTCATCCAAAAGAATATGCCGACGAAACATGAAATGACAACAACAATCGTCAAAATCACAACagaaattatgattttcatacTTAATGCAGAAACCTTCCCTTCTTTATGAGGTGTTTCTTTGGAGCATGTAGGTAATTGCAGTTCTGGTATACCACCACAAAGACCCTAGTTTCCAATGACTGAAATGGCACTTACATTTGCAAAGATCCCTTGTTTTGGTACTTCACCCTCAAAATCATTGAAAGAGAGATTGAGTCTCTCCAAGGATGAAAATTTCCCAAGATACTGTGGAATCACCCCGGATAGCTTATTGCATGAAAGATCCACAACTTTTAGTGCCCTTAAATTCTCAAAGGAAAGAGGTAATGATCCTTGAAAGGAGTTACCGGCCATATATAGGAGTTCCAAGCTAACACAACTACCAAGTGTGTTTGGTATTTCACCTGAAAAATTGTTCTTAGCGATTACCAACTCCCCAAGATCTTTCAAGTTACCCACTTCTAATGGTAATGAACCAGTCAAAGAATTACGTCCCACAACAAATGAAATAGAAAGGGAAGGAATACCTATAACTTCTTTTGGAATAGTACCATTTAGTTTATTATAAGAGAAGTCCAATTCTAGCAAACTTTGACAATTTCCAAGACTGGCAGGTATGTTTCCTTCCAAGTTATTCTCCGACATGAAGACTCCAATTAGTTGGGTCAAGTTGCCCAGGGAGGAAGGAATTGGACCTGACAATCTGTTGGAAGCCAAATTGAATTTCTCTAATTTCTGAAGCTTCCCCCAAGCAACTGGAATACTACCACTAAACATGTTGTCCTCCATGCCAAGTA
The nucleotide sequence above comes from Macadamia integrifolia cultivar HAES 741 unplaced genomic scaffold, SCU_Mint_v3 scaffold3137, whole genome shotgun sequence. Encoded proteins:
- the LOC122067812 gene encoding probable LRR receptor-like serine/threonine-protein kinase At3g47570 isoform X1, which gives rise to MKIIISVVILTIVVVISCFVGIFFWMRRPRKRAFAEPSHNDWQFRLSYLELFRSTNGFSLDNLVGIGSFGSVYKAVLRESEEVVAVKVFNLQQRGASKSFTAECETLKNIRHRNLVKILTACSSIDFERNEFNALVYEFMPNGSLDEWLHPRTEQIKGLDLIQRLNIAIEVAAALEYLHFDCETPIVHCDLKPSNVLLDKDMTAHVGDFGLARFLSERSNNQSTSIGIKGSIGYVPPEYGMGVQVSILGDAFSYGVILLEMFTGKSPIDDMFKDGRSLHEYAAAAWPERLMEIADPLLFLEEEETRNYREESPIVHEGSRSGINAGQKIRESLVPIIQIGLSCSNPSPRARMTMKDVGNKLHVVRDSILRKSK
- the LOC122067812 gene encoding probable LRR receptor-like serine/threonine-protein kinase At3g47570 isoform X2, translating into MKIIISVVILTIVVVISCFVGIFFWMRRPRKRAFAEPSHNDWQFRLSYLELFRSTNGFSLDNLVGIGSFGSVYKAVLRESEEVVAVKVFNLQQRGASKSFTAECETLKNIRHRNLVKILTACSSIDFERNEFNALVYEFMPNGSLDEWLHPRTEQIKGLDLIQRLNIAIEVAAALEYLHFDCETPIVHCDLKPSNVLLDKDMTAHVGDFGLARFLSERSNNQSTSIGIKGSIGYVPPGKSPIDDMFKDGRSLHEYAAAAWPERLMEIADPLLFLEEEETRNYREESPIVHEGSRSGINAGQKIRESLVPIIQIGLSCSNPSPRARMTMKDVGNKLHVVRDSILRKSK
- the LOC122067813 gene encoding putative receptor-like protein kinase At3g47110, with the protein product MGSILVSLSNASGLEMIDFFRNHITGPVPRNLGSLKRLSLLNFIHNHLGSGQSSDLNFLPFLNNCTNLQRLGIALNRLGGKLPDSISNLPTQLSIFSMGSNLIHGSIPEGIGNLVSLTLLGMEDNMFSGSIPVAWGKLQKLEKFNLASNRLSGPIPSSLGNLTQLIGVFMSENNLEGNIPASLGNCQSLLELDFSYNKLNGTIPKEVIGIPSLSISFVVGRNSLTGSLPLEVGNLKDLGELVIAKNNFSGEIPNTLGSCVSLELLYMAGNSFQGSLPLSFENLRALKVVDLSCNKLSGVIPQYLGKFSSLERLNLSFNDFEGEVPKQGIFANVSAISVIGN